Proteins from a genomic interval of Quercus robur chromosome 9, dhQueRobu3.1, whole genome shotgun sequence:
- the LOC126700095 gene encoding uncharacterized protein LOC126700095 isoform X6 codes for MDFHSLARKELQALCKKNKIPANMTNVAMANALQALQNVEGLEEFLNPSDSNLSQSPEKNVNGSPDIPRTAARASTRRKPTKQVTESTQPLTRTRRGTRGSAAQGTDQENKDVNVLITPAPAVPGSRRRVPAASSRRKIETQLREAEEDEKSEAQERSDVVETPVVPSTRRKAAATSALRKLETENSVQRVYSTRHSVRLLEKNLGKMSLVENGKSEPVKIDDLSEEMANSSEISELSVQFEKEMSEANTQTVSEVGPEETNDSEVLSDPKPVESMEMERELKVDNKDMNKSDDESREDNLKSEIADNSGVVKVSETIDEAGDEGSDESEIISSEKLEMAIDLDHETVDEKVTEQDTRSEDSLAVKESNDASAEDMDHVSESLSPQHECQNLASKDSELNVTEGDDHSNCDSESESTTEGESDSESESATEGESDEEIASDENSSECEENYSDDDAEKDLEAPVLPIGFEKLENNHSGSESIVAEQSDIQVSVENQASIMEIYNTEALVDVKVTEAETEEERDLEAPVHSGSESTVAEQSDIQVSVENQASTMEIYNTEALVDVYVTEAEEVAMKTNDQSSVETPISMNNMSPDLLISDCEVTLSTVATNSISEDKTSCHAEDPMAKAEEMHETLVDVCVMPAHESNMSTDLISDSKVTYDIPFQPFAADQLSGQFPRPTQLTPRKSSAIKESTIQTVTDVSDDDEEKIDTGNLDKEKAKPDELAGKSLRQLAKMLKEMHIKSNKKHNTDKSTTKEYVGKKRIALQALPENCSMAVDEGLKENCNN; via the exons atggaTTTCCACAGCCTTGCAAGGAAGGAGCTTCAGGCTCTCTGCAAGAAGAACAAGATCCCAGCCAACATGACCAATGTTGCCATGGCCAATGCACTCCAAGCTCTTCAAAAT GTTGAAGGACTTGAAGAATTCTTGAATCCATCTGATTCAAATCTCTCTCAATCTCCGGAGAAAAATGTGAACGGATCGCCTGATATTCCTCGTACAGCCGCCAGGGCCTCAACTCGCagaaaacccacaaaacaaGTAACCGAAAGCACACAACCATTGACGCGAACTCGTCGTGGTACGAGAGGAAGTGCCGCTCAAGGTACTgatcaagaaaacaaagatgTGAATGTACTTATAACCCCGGCACCGGCAGTGCCAGGCAGCCGCAGAAGAGTGCCAGCAGCTTCATCTCGCAGAAAAATTGAGACCCAGTTGAGAGAAGCTGAAGAGGATGAGAAGAGTGAGGCTCAAGAGAGGAGTGATGTGGTTGAGACTCCTGTGGTGCCAAGCACCCGGCGAAAAGCTGCAGCCACTTCGGCTCTCAGGAAGTTGGAGACGGAGAATTCAGTGCAGCGAGTGTATAGTACAAGGCATTCGGTGAGATTGTTGGAGAAGAACCTGGGTAAGATGAGTTTAGTGGAGAATGGAAAGTCAGAACCTGTAAAGATTGATGACTTGTCTGAAGAGATGGCTAATAGTTCAGAAATTTCAGAGCTTTCTGTTCaatttgaaaaggaaatgtCTG AAGCTAATACACAAACAGTATCAGAAGTGGGTCCAGAGGAAACCAATGATTCTGAAGTTCTATCGGATCCAAAACCAGTTGAGTCAATGGAGATGGAGAGGGAATTGAAAGTTGATAATAAAGATATGAACAAGAGTGATGATGAGTCTAGAGAAGATAATTTGAAGTCTGAGATAGCTGATAATTCAGGTGTTGTTAAAGTTTCAGAGACTATTGATGAAGCCGGTGATGAGGGTTCGGATGAGTCGGAAATTATTTCAAGTGAAAAGTTGGAGATGGCAATAGATCTGGATCATGAAACTGTAGATGAGAAGG TTACTGAGCAAGACACAAGATCTGAGGATTCTTTGGCTGTTAAAGAATCCAATGATGCTTCTGCTGAGGATATGGACCATGTTTCTGAATCTCTGTCCCCACAACATGAATGTCAAAACCTGGCAAGCAAAGACTCAGAACTGAATGTGACAGAGGGTGATGACCACAGCAATTGTGATTCTGAATCTGAATCTACCACTGAAGGGGAGTCAGATTCTGAATCGGAATCTGCCACTGAAGGGGAGTCTGATGAAGAGATTGCATCAGATGAAAACTCATCTGAGTGTGAAGAAAACTACAGTGATGATGATGCAGAAAAGGATTTAGAGGCTCCAGTTCTTCCTATTGGTTTTGAGAAGTTGGAGAACAACCATTCTGGTTCTGAAAGCATTGTAGCTGAACAATCGGACATACAGGTTTCTGTTGAGAATCAGGCATCTATTATGGAAATTTATAATACTGAAGCATTGGTTGATGTGAAAGTGACTGAAGCagaaacagaagaagaaagggattTAGAGGCTCCAGTTCATTCTGGTTCTGAAAGCACTGTAGCTGAACAATCGGACATACAGGTTTCTGTTGAAAATCAGGCATCTACTATGGAAATTTATAATACTGAAGCATTGGTTGATGTGTATGTGACTGAAGCAGAAGAAGTTGCCATGAAAACCAATGACCAATCATCAGTTGAAACTCCAATATCTATGAACAATATGAGTCCAGATCTCCTAATTTCTGACTGTGAAGTCACATTATCAACTGTGGCAACAAATTCAATATCTGAGGACAAGACTTCTTGTCATGCTGAGGATCCAATGGCCAAGGCAGAAGAGATGCATGAAACTTTGGTTGATGTTTGTGTAATGCCAGCACATGAATCAAACATGAGTACTGATCTAATTTCCGACAGCAAAGTCACCTATGATATTCCATTTCAACCATTTGCAGCTGACCAGCTTTCGGGACAGTTTCCTCGCCCAACTCAGTTGACACCAAGGAAATCTTCAGCTATAAAAGAATCAACAATTCAGACGGTCACTGATGTttcagatgatgatgaggaaAAAATTGACACTGGTAAT CTTGATAAGGAAAAGGCAAAGCCTGATGAATTGGCAGGAAAGAGTTTAAGGCAGCTCGCAAAGATGTTGAAGGAAATGCATattaaaagcaataaaaagcaCAATACAGATAAAAGTACCACTAAG
- the LOC126700095 gene encoding uncharacterized protein LOC126700095 isoform X2: MDFHSLARKELQALCKKNKIPANMTNVAMANALQALQNVEGLEEFLNPSDSNLSQSPEKNVNGSPDIPRTAARASTRRKPTKQVTESTQPLTRTRRGTRGSAAQGTDQENKDVNVLITPAPAVPGSRRRVPAASSRRKIETQLREAEEDEKSEAQERSDVVETPVVPSTRRKAAATSALRKLETENSVQRVYSTRHSVRLLEKNLGKMSLVENGKSEPVKIDDLSEEMANSSEISELSVQFEKEMSEANTQTVSEVGPEETNDSEVLSDPKPVESMEMERELKVDNKDMNKSDDESREDNLKSEIADNSGVVKVSETIDEAGDEGSDESEIISSEKLEMAIDLDHETVDEKVTEQDTRSEDSLAVKESNDASAEDMDHVSESLSPQHECQNLASKDSELNVTEGDDHSNCDSESESTTEGESDSESESATEGESDEEIASDENSSECEENYSDDDAEKDLEAPVLPIGFEKLENNHSGSESIVAEQSDIQVSVENQASIMEIYNTEALVDVKVTEAETEEERDLEAPVHSGSESTVAEQSDIQVSVENQASTMEIYNTEALVDVYVTEAEEVAMKTNDQSSVETPISMNNMSPDLLISDCEVTLSTVATNSISEDKTSCHAEDPMAKAEEMHETLVDVCVMPAHESNMSTDLISDSKVTYDIPFQPFAADQLSGQFPRPTQLTPRKSSAIKESTIQTVTDVSDDDEEKIDTGNVEVELDKEKAKPDELAGKSLRQLAKMLKEMPAHETNMSTDLISDSKVTYDIPFQPFAADQLSGQFPRPTQLTPRKSSAIKESTIQKVTDVSDDDEEKIDTGNVEVELDKEKAKPDELAGKSLRQLAKMLKEMHIKSNKKHNTDKSTTKEHVGKKRIALQALPENCSVAVDEGLKEN, from the exons atggaTTTCCACAGCCTTGCAAGGAAGGAGCTTCAGGCTCTCTGCAAGAAGAACAAGATCCCAGCCAACATGACCAATGTTGCCATGGCCAATGCACTCCAAGCTCTTCAAAAT GTTGAAGGACTTGAAGAATTCTTGAATCCATCTGATTCAAATCTCTCTCAATCTCCGGAGAAAAATGTGAACGGATCGCCTGATATTCCTCGTACAGCCGCCAGGGCCTCAACTCGCagaaaacccacaaaacaaGTAACCGAAAGCACACAACCATTGACGCGAACTCGTCGTGGTACGAGAGGAAGTGCCGCTCAAGGTACTgatcaagaaaacaaagatgTGAATGTACTTATAACCCCGGCACCGGCAGTGCCAGGCAGCCGCAGAAGAGTGCCAGCAGCTTCATCTCGCAGAAAAATTGAGACCCAGTTGAGAGAAGCTGAAGAGGATGAGAAGAGTGAGGCTCAAGAGAGGAGTGATGTGGTTGAGACTCCTGTGGTGCCAAGCACCCGGCGAAAAGCTGCAGCCACTTCGGCTCTCAGGAAGTTGGAGACGGAGAATTCAGTGCAGCGAGTGTATAGTACAAGGCATTCGGTGAGATTGTTGGAGAAGAACCTGGGTAAGATGAGTTTAGTGGAGAATGGAAAGTCAGAACCTGTAAAGATTGATGACTTGTCTGAAGAGATGGCTAATAGTTCAGAAATTTCAGAGCTTTCTGTTCaatttgaaaaggaaatgtCTG AAGCTAATACACAAACAGTATCAGAAGTGGGTCCAGAGGAAACCAATGATTCTGAAGTTCTATCGGATCCAAAACCAGTTGAGTCAATGGAGATGGAGAGGGAATTGAAAGTTGATAATAAAGATATGAACAAGAGTGATGATGAGTCTAGAGAAGATAATTTGAAGTCTGAGATAGCTGATAATTCAGGTGTTGTTAAAGTTTCAGAGACTATTGATGAAGCCGGTGATGAGGGTTCGGATGAGTCGGAAATTATTTCAAGTGAAAAGTTGGAGATGGCAATAGATCTGGATCATGAAACTGTAGATGAGAAGG TTACTGAGCAAGACACAAGATCTGAGGATTCTTTGGCTGTTAAAGAATCCAATGATGCTTCTGCTGAGGATATGGACCATGTTTCTGAATCTCTGTCCCCACAACATGAATGTCAAAACCTGGCAAGCAAAGACTCAGAACTGAATGTGACAGAGGGTGATGACCACAGCAATTGTGATTCTGAATCTGAATCTACCACTGAAGGGGAGTCAGATTCTGAATCGGAATCTGCCACTGAAGGGGAGTCTGATGAAGAGATTGCATCAGATGAAAACTCATCTGAGTGTGAAGAAAACTACAGTGATGATGATGCAGAAAAGGATTTAGAGGCTCCAGTTCTTCCTATTGGTTTTGAGAAGTTGGAGAACAACCATTCTGGTTCTGAAAGCATTGTAGCTGAACAATCGGACATACAGGTTTCTGTTGAGAATCAGGCATCTATTATGGAAATTTATAATACTGAAGCATTGGTTGATGTGAAAGTGACTGAAGCagaaacagaagaagaaagggattTAGAGGCTCCAGTTCATTCTGGTTCTGAAAGCACTGTAGCTGAACAATCGGACATACAGGTTTCTGTTGAAAATCAGGCATCTACTATGGAAATTTATAATACTGAAGCATTGGTTGATGTGTATGTGACTGAAGCAGAAGAAGTTGCCATGAAAACCAATGACCAATCATCAGTTGAAACTCCAATATCTATGAACAATATGAGTCCAGATCTCCTAATTTCTGACTGTGAAGTCACATTATCAACTGTGGCAACAAATTCAATATCTGAGGACAAGACTTCTTGTCATGCTGAGGATCCAATGGCCAAGGCAGAAGAGATGCATGAAACTTTGGTTGATGTTTGTGTAATGCCAGCACATGAATCAAACATGAGTACTGATCTAATTTCCGACAGCAAAGTCACCTATGATATTCCATTTCAACCATTTGCAGCTGACCAGCTTTCGGGACAGTTTCCTCGCCCAACTCAGTTGACACCAAGGAAATCTTCAGCTATAAAAGAATCAACAATTCAGACGGTCACTGATGTttcagatgatgatgaggaaAAAATTGACACTGGTAATGTCGAGGTGGAGCTTGATAAGGAAAAGGCAAAGCCTGATGAATTGGCAGGAAAGAGTTTAAGGCAGCTCGCAAAGATGTTGAAGGAAATGCCAGCACATGAAACAAATATGAGTACTGATCTAATTTCCGACAGCAAAGTCACCTATGATATTCCATTTCAACCATTTGCAGCTGACCAGCTTTCGGGACAGTTTCCTCGCCCAACTCAGTTGACACCAAGGAAATCTTCAGCTATAAAAGAATCAACAATTCAGAAGGTCACTGATGTttcagatgatgatgaggaaAAAATTGACACTGGTAATGTCGAAGTGGAGCTTGATAAGGAAAAGGCAAAGCCTGATGAATTGGCAGGAAAGAGTTTAAGGCAGCTCGCAAAGATGTTGAAGGAAATGCATattaaaagcaataaaaagcaCAATACAGATAAAAGTACCACTAAG GAACATGTTGGGAAGAAAAGAATTGCCTTGCAGGCATTGCCAGAGAACTGTAGTGTGGCTGTGGATGAGGGTTTGAAGGAAAATTGA
- the LOC126700095 gene encoding uncharacterized protein LOC126700095 isoform X3 gives MDFHSLARKELQALCKKNKIPANMTNVAMANALQALQNVEGLEEFLNPSDSNLSQSPEKNVNGSPDIPRTAARASTRRKPTKQVTESTQPLTRTRRGTRGSAAQGTDQENKDVNVLITPAPAVPGSRRRVPAASSRRKIETQLREAEEDEKSEAQERSDVVETPVVPSTRRKAAATSALRKLETENSVQRVYSTRHSVRLLEKNLGKMSLVENGKSEPVKIDDLSEEMANSSEISELSVQFEKEMSEANTQTVSEVGPEETNDSEVLSDPKPVESMEMERELKVDNKDMNKSDDESREDNLKSEIADNSGVVKVSETIDEAGDEGSDESEIISSEKLEMAIDLDHETVDEKVTEQDTRSEDSLAVKESNDASAEDMDHVSESLSPQHECQNLASKDSELNVTEGDDHSNCDSESESTTEGESDSESESATEGESDEEIASDENSSECEENYSDDDAEKDLEAPVLPIGFEKLENNHSGSESIVAEQSDIQVSVENQASTMEIYNTEALVDVYVTEAEEVAMKTNDQSSVETPISMNNMSPDLLISDCEVTLSTVATNSISEDKTSCHAEDPMAKAEEMHETLVDVCVMPAHESNMSTDLISDSKVTYDIPFQPFAADQLSGQFPRPTQLTPRKSSAIKESTIQTVTDVSDDDEEKIDTGNVEVELDKEKAKPDELAGKSLRQLAKMLKEMPAHETNMSTDLISDSKVTYDIPFQPFAADQLSGQFPRPTQLTPRKSSAIKESTIQKVTDVSDDDEEKIDTGNVEVELDKEKAKPDELAGKSLRQLAKMLKEMHIKSNKKHNTDKSTTKEYVGKKRIALQALPENCSMAVDEGLKENCNN, from the exons atggaTTTCCACAGCCTTGCAAGGAAGGAGCTTCAGGCTCTCTGCAAGAAGAACAAGATCCCAGCCAACATGACCAATGTTGCCATGGCCAATGCACTCCAAGCTCTTCAAAAT GTTGAAGGACTTGAAGAATTCTTGAATCCATCTGATTCAAATCTCTCTCAATCTCCGGAGAAAAATGTGAACGGATCGCCTGATATTCCTCGTACAGCCGCCAGGGCCTCAACTCGCagaaaacccacaaaacaaGTAACCGAAAGCACACAACCATTGACGCGAACTCGTCGTGGTACGAGAGGAAGTGCCGCTCAAGGTACTgatcaagaaaacaaagatgTGAATGTACTTATAACCCCGGCACCGGCAGTGCCAGGCAGCCGCAGAAGAGTGCCAGCAGCTTCATCTCGCAGAAAAATTGAGACCCAGTTGAGAGAAGCTGAAGAGGATGAGAAGAGTGAGGCTCAAGAGAGGAGTGATGTGGTTGAGACTCCTGTGGTGCCAAGCACCCGGCGAAAAGCTGCAGCCACTTCGGCTCTCAGGAAGTTGGAGACGGAGAATTCAGTGCAGCGAGTGTATAGTACAAGGCATTCGGTGAGATTGTTGGAGAAGAACCTGGGTAAGATGAGTTTAGTGGAGAATGGAAAGTCAGAACCTGTAAAGATTGATGACTTGTCTGAAGAGATGGCTAATAGTTCAGAAATTTCAGAGCTTTCTGTTCaatttgaaaaggaaatgtCTG AAGCTAATACACAAACAGTATCAGAAGTGGGTCCAGAGGAAACCAATGATTCTGAAGTTCTATCGGATCCAAAACCAGTTGAGTCAATGGAGATGGAGAGGGAATTGAAAGTTGATAATAAAGATATGAACAAGAGTGATGATGAGTCTAGAGAAGATAATTTGAAGTCTGAGATAGCTGATAATTCAGGTGTTGTTAAAGTTTCAGAGACTATTGATGAAGCCGGTGATGAGGGTTCGGATGAGTCGGAAATTATTTCAAGTGAAAAGTTGGAGATGGCAATAGATCTGGATCATGAAACTGTAGATGAGAAGG TTACTGAGCAAGACACAAGATCTGAGGATTCTTTGGCTGTTAAAGAATCCAATGATGCTTCTGCTGAGGATATGGACCATGTTTCTGAATCTCTGTCCCCACAACATGAATGTCAAAACCTGGCAAGCAAAGACTCAGAACTGAATGTGACAGAGGGTGATGACCACAGCAATTGTGATTCTGAATCTGAATCTACCACTGAAGGGGAGTCAGATTCTGAATCGGAATCTGCCACTGAAGGGGAGTCTGATGAAGAGATTGCATCAGATGAAAACTCATCTGAGTGTGAAGAAAACTACAGTGATGATGATGCAGAAAAGGATTTAGAGGCTCCAGTTCTTCCTATTGGTTTTGAGAAGTTGGAGAACAACCATTCTGGTTCTGAAAGCATTGTAGCTGAACAATCGGACATACAG GTTTCTGTTGAAAATCAGGCATCTACTATGGAAATTTATAATACTGAAGCATTGGTTGATGTGTATGTGACTGAAGCAGAAGAAGTTGCCATGAAAACCAATGACCAATCATCAGTTGAAACTCCAATATCTATGAACAATATGAGTCCAGATCTCCTAATTTCTGACTGTGAAGTCACATTATCAACTGTGGCAACAAATTCAATATCTGAGGACAAGACTTCTTGTCATGCTGAGGATCCAATGGCCAAGGCAGAAGAGATGCATGAAACTTTGGTTGATGTTTGTGTAATGCCAGCACATGAATCAAACATGAGTACTGATCTAATTTCCGACAGCAAAGTCACCTATGATATTCCATTTCAACCATTTGCAGCTGACCAGCTTTCGGGACAGTTTCCTCGCCCAACTCAGTTGACACCAAGGAAATCTTCAGCTATAAAAGAATCAACAATTCAGACGGTCACTGATGTttcagatgatgatgaggaaAAAATTGACACTGGTAATGTCGAGGTGGAGCTTGATAAGGAAAAGGCAAAGCCTGATGAATTGGCAGGAAAGAGTTTAAGGCAGCTCGCAAAGATGTTGAAGGAAATGCCAGCACATGAAACAAATATGAGTACTGATCTAATTTCCGACAGCAAAGTCACCTATGATATTCCATTTCAACCATTTGCAGCTGACCAGCTTTCGGGACAGTTTCCTCGCCCAACTCAGTTGACACCAAGGAAATCTTCAGCTATAAAAGAATCAACAATTCAGAAGGTCACTGATGTttcagatgatgatgaggaaAAAATTGACACTGGTAATGTCGAAGTGGAGCTTGATAAGGAAAAGGCAAAGCCTGATGAATTGGCAGGAAAGAGTTTAAGGCAGCTCGCAAAGATGTTGAAGGAAATGCATattaaaagcaataaaaagcaCAATACAGATAAAAGTACCACTAAG
- the LOC126700095 gene encoding uncharacterized protein LOC126700095 isoform X4, with amino-acid sequence MDFHSLARKELQALCKKNKIPANMTNVAMANALQALQNVEGLEEFLNPSDSNLSQSPEKNVNGSPDIPRTAARASTRRKPTKQVTESTQPLTRTRRGTRGSAAQGTDQENKDVNVLITPAPAVPGSRRRVPAASSRRKIETQLREAEEDEKSEAQERSDVVETPVVPSTRRKAAATSALRKLETENSVQRVYSTRHSVRLLEKNLGKMSLVENGKSEPVKIDDLSEEMANSSEISELSVQFEKEMSEANTQTVSEVGPEETNDSEVLSDPKPVESMEMERELKVDNKDMNKSDDESREDNLKSEIADNSGVVKVSETIDEAGDEGSDESEIISSEKLEMAIDLDHETVDEKVTEQDTRSEDSLAVKESNDASAEDMDHVSESLSPQHECQNLASKDSELNVTEGDDHSNCDSESESTTEGESDSESESATEGESDEEIASDENSSECEENYSDDDAEKDLEAPVLPIGFEKLENNHSGSESIVAEQSDIQVSVENQASIMEIYNTEALVDVKVTEAETEEERDLEAPVHSGSESTVAEQSDIQVSVENQASTMEIYNTEALVDVYVTEAEEVAMKTNDQSSVETPISMNNMSPDLLISDCEVTLSTVATNSISEDKTSCHAEDPMAKAEEMHETLVDVCVMPAHESNMSTDLISDSKVTYDIPFQPFAADQLSGQFPRPTQLTPRKSSAIKESTIQTVTDVSDDDEEKIDTGNVEVELDKEKAKPDELAGKSLRQLAKMLKEMHIKSNKKHNTDKSTTKEYVGKKRIALQALPENCSMAVDEGLKENCNN; translated from the exons atggaTTTCCACAGCCTTGCAAGGAAGGAGCTTCAGGCTCTCTGCAAGAAGAACAAGATCCCAGCCAACATGACCAATGTTGCCATGGCCAATGCACTCCAAGCTCTTCAAAAT GTTGAAGGACTTGAAGAATTCTTGAATCCATCTGATTCAAATCTCTCTCAATCTCCGGAGAAAAATGTGAACGGATCGCCTGATATTCCTCGTACAGCCGCCAGGGCCTCAACTCGCagaaaacccacaaaacaaGTAACCGAAAGCACACAACCATTGACGCGAACTCGTCGTGGTACGAGAGGAAGTGCCGCTCAAGGTACTgatcaagaaaacaaagatgTGAATGTACTTATAACCCCGGCACCGGCAGTGCCAGGCAGCCGCAGAAGAGTGCCAGCAGCTTCATCTCGCAGAAAAATTGAGACCCAGTTGAGAGAAGCTGAAGAGGATGAGAAGAGTGAGGCTCAAGAGAGGAGTGATGTGGTTGAGACTCCTGTGGTGCCAAGCACCCGGCGAAAAGCTGCAGCCACTTCGGCTCTCAGGAAGTTGGAGACGGAGAATTCAGTGCAGCGAGTGTATAGTACAAGGCATTCGGTGAGATTGTTGGAGAAGAACCTGGGTAAGATGAGTTTAGTGGAGAATGGAAAGTCAGAACCTGTAAAGATTGATGACTTGTCTGAAGAGATGGCTAATAGTTCAGAAATTTCAGAGCTTTCTGTTCaatttgaaaaggaaatgtCTG AAGCTAATACACAAACAGTATCAGAAGTGGGTCCAGAGGAAACCAATGATTCTGAAGTTCTATCGGATCCAAAACCAGTTGAGTCAATGGAGATGGAGAGGGAATTGAAAGTTGATAATAAAGATATGAACAAGAGTGATGATGAGTCTAGAGAAGATAATTTGAAGTCTGAGATAGCTGATAATTCAGGTGTTGTTAAAGTTTCAGAGACTATTGATGAAGCCGGTGATGAGGGTTCGGATGAGTCGGAAATTATTTCAAGTGAAAAGTTGGAGATGGCAATAGATCTGGATCATGAAACTGTAGATGAGAAGG TTACTGAGCAAGACACAAGATCTGAGGATTCTTTGGCTGTTAAAGAATCCAATGATGCTTCTGCTGAGGATATGGACCATGTTTCTGAATCTCTGTCCCCACAACATGAATGTCAAAACCTGGCAAGCAAAGACTCAGAACTGAATGTGACAGAGGGTGATGACCACAGCAATTGTGATTCTGAATCTGAATCTACCACTGAAGGGGAGTCAGATTCTGAATCGGAATCTGCCACTGAAGGGGAGTCTGATGAAGAGATTGCATCAGATGAAAACTCATCTGAGTGTGAAGAAAACTACAGTGATGATGATGCAGAAAAGGATTTAGAGGCTCCAGTTCTTCCTATTGGTTTTGAGAAGTTGGAGAACAACCATTCTGGTTCTGAAAGCATTGTAGCTGAACAATCGGACATACAGGTTTCTGTTGAGAATCAGGCATCTATTATGGAAATTTATAATACTGAAGCATTGGTTGATGTGAAAGTGACTGAAGCagaaacagaagaagaaagggattTAGAGGCTCCAGTTCATTCTGGTTCTGAAAGCACTGTAGCTGAACAATCGGACATACAGGTTTCTGTTGAAAATCAGGCATCTACTATGGAAATTTATAATACTGAAGCATTGGTTGATGTGTATGTGACTGAAGCAGAAGAAGTTGCCATGAAAACCAATGACCAATCATCAGTTGAAACTCCAATATCTATGAACAATATGAGTCCAGATCTCCTAATTTCTGACTGTGAAGTCACATTATCAACTGTGGCAACAAATTCAATATCTGAGGACAAGACTTCTTGTCATGCTGAGGATCCAATGGCCAAGGCAGAAGAGATGCATGAAACTTTGGTTGATGTTTGTGTAATGCCAGCACATGAATCAAACATGAGTACTGATCTAATTTCCGACAGCAAAGTCACCTATGATATTCCATTTCAACCATTTGCAGCTGACCAGCTTTCGGGACAGTTTCCTCGCCCAACTCAGTTGACACCAAGGAAATCTTCAGCTATAAAAGAATCAACAATTCAGACG GTCACTGATGTttcagatgatgatgaggaaAAAATTGACACTGGTAATGTCGAAGTGGAGCTTGATAAGGAAAAGGCAAAGCCTGATGAATTGGCAGGAAAGAGTTTAAGGCAGCTCGCAAAGATGTTGAAGGAAATGCATattaaaagcaataaaaagcaCAATACAGATAAAAGTACCACTAAG